TTcacgccattcaaaaataagatttttgtGTTGGTACACCGGCGAAACTTGTAAAAGTAGTATATAACCTTGTAGTATATACCTTGTACTTACATAAACTTGCGCCTTCGCTTGTCTGTACGGTGCAGCCACCTCTTGAGCGATAACATCTAGCACGAATCTGTCTTGATTGTACTCCGACATATAATTTGCTGTTGTGAGGATGCCTGGGAAAATtgaaatacttaagtatttattcCCAGCCtcaggctgaggaccgtgtttggtggcgtgctcttggtaaggcctatgtccagcagtggacgcaaacaggctgatggattggattggattggaagtaTTTATTCAACAGCTATCAGGTGAAGAGATTTTATTGGAGAACCAATACTTAGATTCCCCTCAAGGGGAAGTGGGACGGTAGACTCGCATGTCAGTTACAAGCACGCAAAACACGTCGAAGGTGTTTGCTAGTAGATCGCACTCTCAACCTCTGCCAAAACCTTTTGAATTTTTGCTGggttttgttttgtattatcTTTTGCGTCTATTCGTTGTCATAAAAAGTTTCTTCACTAATATAATCgtgagtttaaaataaaatcaaaaatatttatttcagtaaaacaatttcacataatGCGTAGAAATTGGGGCCACCCCAGTAAGTAACTAGTATTACTGGCATACCAGACACGAGCATGCCAGTTTCTAGAAAGTGGCATTCTGCTAGTACCTGGCGTGCCAGCTTACCAACACCATATAACATACCATTCACTGGCATGTGTatcaaaagaaagaaagaaagaaaagacgtttatttaaacaactgtGCCACACGAGCTAGTTATTCCGACGCTTCTTCcgcctgagaacaagcaaaagaagcgccggaacaaactgtcatgtgtggcacaacccgaaaaagggtcccagctcagcattatgctgtatgccttgttgcacaagaacatacagcgctgattttcagctggtaccctgaaccgggtgacgccacggaatcataaactcACAAAAACTAGTTACTAACAATAATTCTACAAtactaatcattatttatttacatttttgtcATTGCTATCCCAGTATCACGGGTCTTGAAATTATTAAATGTTGTAAAAAGGCGTAACCACTTACCAtcttgagtgatattaaaaggTGAAGGCACAACACTGCCGCTGGACTTGGAGTCGCCGAATTTGAACAGATTAGAAGCTGCTACCATATACATTAAGGTCCCGTTCACATCTAAATCTGGATCTTCGGCCACAATGGATATGATAGGCTCGTTGACACGGGCTGTGTGCTTTATGCCTatggaaagaaaaaaaatagttataggtataagtcccgcaaatttctaatgagcgtggccgccattttagtgtcgtcagcactagactgaagtttcgagctgatcgTCGCCGTCGAGCACTGAACACGTCTTTTTGATTGTAATCACTTAGTCTATCGATTGTCAAATAGTTCATCATTGGCCGCTGAACTGAGGTTTTTCAAAATGCCGGACTTGTAGGTATGCCAACTAGATTCAATGTCCTTTGAAACTTATaagatacagttcttgcaattcacgaaggcgaatggctcatgcttgtgtttaagtcgtatcggtataagtaacgtacactgaatgtgtgcgtgtgcgagcgcttgctcgcgactgattggttcgacatgcacgcacacttacgcaatacccgtgtatccgacgtaaccacaagtaaagtccactcgccttcgtgaattgcaagaactgtaccaacTTACAGGTTTTAAAGGTTAGATTGTAGATAATAAGACGGGCCAGACGAAACTAAAAGGATTTCTAGTTTTACTAAGTACCTTAAAAGGGGAAAAAATCTTTTAGAAGCCATGGTAATTAACCTGCGTAATATATTTTCTGTTGGAACTTAGGTTCGTTGTCGTTCTCGTCTAGTATCTTTATCTTAACCGTGGTGACGCTGATGTCCTGGCTGTCTGTGCTGTTGTCTATGGAATTCAAGATGGCCGCCGCGTGTTCGAGCAGAGGATTGTTGCTTGCGTAAATCGTCATCGAATATTCGTCTTGCTTTTCtctgaaattaatttattgaaaaaatctaaatatataaaaggaaaaggtgactgactgactgactgactgatgtatcaacgcacagctcaaactactggacggatcggactgaaatttggcatgcagatagctattatgacgtaggcatccgctaagaaacgatttttgaaaattcaacccctaagggggtacaatagggggttgaaatttgtaaagtccacgcggacgaagtcttgaGCATAAGTAAGTCACCATATAAAGTAGTTGTGCGTTTATATTCATTGTTAAAAGGAACGgttagattttaatttaattgagtTTTGTATTTGAGTGTAACCAAAAATTGGCTTtaaagaaagtatttttaatgTCTTCATTAAAACAAACTTAAGTATAGTAAAAAAACTATAGTAAACCTTGCTCACCTGTCGAAGGTCATATTAGCTCTAATAATGCCTTGAGTCCTGTCAAGAGTGAATGCTCCTTCTCGGTTTCCTTCGAGGATATGATAGTACACCTTGCCATTTTCACCAGAATCTTTGTCTATTGCTTTAACAttgcctgaaacaaaaatattagttaTTGTGAATTTATCATTTAAACATCCAAGTCATCTTCGATTCAAAAAAACAATTGCTTAGTATAAAAAAATCCAGATGAGTTTTTTGGCGAAAGCGGTAGTTTATTCAAATTCTTTCTTTTAAGACAGTCAATTGGGATATTTGGCACTTACTTATATTTAATTGGCTCTCTATACTCTGTTCTTATCAGTATAGTAACAAGCTTTTATTTCAGTCGTACTGGATTTACGCCCCTTTTTGACCAGCATAATTTCCAGATTTGTCTAGCCGTGACAAACCCGATTTTACAATGGGCACCGGATATTAGACTTAGCGCGTTTCCATATTACActatttttttaaccgacttcttcaCGTTAACACTGCATTTTATCTATCAGGTGCGATTGCAGTCGtgtcatcaaataaaaaaaatatcttaccAACAATAATTCCTGGTGGTAAATTCTCCCGCACAGCAAATTGGTGATGCCTCTGAAGGAATCTTGGCGCGTTGTCCTTGTTGTCAACTAGTACAATGGTCAGCAGGCGTAGTGTCTCAAATTGAGCTGGTGTACCGTTATCTGCCGCTACTATTGCTAGCTAGAAAAAGAACCATGTCACTTAGAGATAGGAGGACACCTTATTGGGAGGGAATATGGATTGTTTTACAATGGCCGGTGGTTTTCTCACTATCATGCGGTGCCATATGtggccataatattatctagttcTGACAAGTTTGAGTCATGTGTTCGATATTGAATCCTGAAGCCCTCAACGTGGAAAACGAAGtttttaatcactaggctaaCAATTTATACTTATACTAGCTGACTCGGCGAACTCCGCACCGCCAATAAAAGTTGTCTGAACTTATCTACATAGACTTTATATGTTCTCACATTTTAAACCTTCTTTGAACTTCTACAAATATTTCTAAACCAAAATTAGGCTAATCGGTTTAGCCGTTCTCGATTTTTTGAGGGACTAACAAACgtcaattaatttttatatatttataaatttatagaTTAGCGCTTGGCAGCAATCAGACCtagctggcaagtgatgacaCTGTCTAAGATGGAGCGACCTAGAAGATTATTCACTCTCAACTTGAAGGTATCCACATTAAAGTTGGAGGGGAAACAGATgctggaagggcattccacatcCTAGCAGTTTGAATTAAGAACAAGGACGCAAATCGCTACCTACCTGATATTCAGCCTGTTGCTCATAATCCAAGAAAGTTTTAGTCCTGAGTTCTCCAGTACTGGGATGTAGACTGAACTGCGCCGCATTCTGGTCATCCAAGCGATAGGAAACCCGACCGTTTTCACCTGAATCCTCATCCGTTGCTTGGATGGTCGTTATTAAATAGTCGGGTACTGCTGCGTTCTGGAGAAACATAGAATAAATCGTAAAGTTAGGTAAGACTAAATCCTGCATTGTCTAGTGGTCAAAGATTATTTATCAAGGACATTAATTAtgaatctatagtacgcgacaggtcgaagcccccacgctaacctggTGTGGGCgagagcgggtgacgtgcgggtgtgcagggcgtccccccacctcatatcccaattgcaatctcaacctgtcgcggactatagcttACATCGCGGGaacggacatagactactttttatcccagaaaattaaagagatcgcACGGGATTCTTAGAGGCcgttttgtatgaaatttggtacaaagacacaggcaactttttatcccggaaaatcccacGAGATTTTGTAACACCAAAtgataaatccacgcggacgaattcgcaggAATTCTCTAGAACCCTATAATTATGAGTCCTaacaaattgcgaaaaaattaGCTTCAAGCCAATTATTTCCTCCAGAGGTCCTCTCTTGAAATTTTCAATGAGGTCTTAGTGTACTCCTCGTCAAAATGGTTTTTTGATAAACTTTAATAGCTGGAGTAACTAATTCCAACCGGAGCAAAACTATGGAACTGGCTACCAATCCAGAAGCTAAGGAGAAAAAGATGACTTAAGGCTACGTACCGCTGGTATCTCCACTGTTCTCTGGTCAGGAGGTGGTAGCACAAACACGGGACTATGTTTGTTCACGCTCAGAACTATTATATCAACTCGGGCCGTGTCGTGATGTCCCTTTCCAGCTTCGTCCCTCGCTGATACCGTTAGATGGTAGGTTGTATCACCGGTAACAGGTTTGGCTGGGTATATGATACCGCTGTTTGGGTCCACTGAGAATACTCCTGTTGACAAAACAAAACatatttagaaattagaaagataCTCAAAAGCATTCAGTACTCAACCTAACAGAGTACCAACTGCCGACTGCCAAATGAGACCAGTATTAGACAAAAGATATACCAAAAGGGTCATATTCGTTCTTATTCGTTATATAAAATGACGCGATGTCATCGTGTACTAATAGTACATCCCGGTGTGTATGTAAGTCTGAATTTAAAATGGCCGCACAACAGAACAGCTGTTATGAAGCCGCCATCTTTTATCTAAATGTTCAAAGTACCAAATACTAAATATctcttgctttagcggtgaagaaaaacattgtgaggaaagcTGTATCcttgagagttatccataatgttctctatgGTGTGTACGTGCCAATCAACACTCGGCCAAcgcggcgtggtggactatgaccaaactctTCATTCTGACGGCAGACTCTTGCTCGGTGTTGAACCGGCAATAGGTTGTTGATAATCTGCCACAAAGCCCAGGAAGTTTTACTTCAGCCACGTCTCCTAATGTTTATTCTACTTACCGGCCTTAGTCTGTTCCAATATGCTGTACATGACCTTCCCGTTGATCCCTTCATCGTTATCCTCAGCCAGGACCTGCAGTATCGCGGCGGGAGGATTCAGCTGTAGGTTTTCAGCTATCGTACTCTTGTACACTTTCTGGGTGAAGACTGGCGGATTGTCGTTGATGTCTTGGATTTTTATGTGAACCTTTGGAAACAgaaccttcatcatcatcgtcatcatgattaacATCGTGTGCCCTCTTCTTAGtagtaaaaagtagcttattttAAATTCGGGTAACTAAGCCCCGTCCACCTCTTACATCCATTTGCCAACCATTATCGTCTTTTAACGTAACGTATAATATAACGAAGGAGAGAACTGTGCTCAgaattatttatcaaattgaTTAAATTATGAAGACGGCAgtgggcggggcacatagtcTGAAGaacaaggtgctggaatggcaacctcgtacCGAAAACCGCAGAATTGACAAACTCCTACTTAGTAGGTGGACATAAcatgatatcaaacgagtcgcagggaaccgctgtaTTCAGAATgcgcaagaccgcggcgtgtggaagtcattAATCAGTTTTTTCATTAGTTGGaaagtttttcagaaaatacgtCCAATAATTCTATGTAATCTCAACACTTACAGGCACACTAGCAGACTTCTTCAAATGATCAGGAGCATTATCTGTGGCTACAACACGAAACCGCAGGTCTGAGGTTATTTCCCGGTCTATAATGGAACCTTCTGCTACAGTTATAATGCCTGTGGTTGGGTCTATGTTGAACAGTGATGATTGTTCGCCCGATAGACTGTAGGTCACTTTGCCGAATTCACCTGAAAATTGACAGAAGATTAGAACATAGTCTTACGACAATGTTAGAAAGGAAATCAGCTTCAGTTCTACTGAAATGTCTCCTGCCTATTTAGTCTTCTATCAGATTTCGGAGAGGTTGCTCAGGAATTCCTCAATTCTGTTCCTCCTTTGCATTTTACCTCAGAACAGCGAGAAAGCGCATGAGCGTTGTTATGCAATCTACTCGCGCGAAAGTTTTCTGATACGAAACGCCCTTCTGGCGTccatgtttcctgccacgtatacTAACCTAAGTTTCTTTAAGACAAGAGTGAACCTCATTACCTATTTTCCATAAGGCATCAATGtcattgatatttatttatgttcatatttcaaaaaattaaaatattatcacgAGCATAGCGAGCGTAATATCCTACCTTCATCAGCATCTTCTGCTGTAACATTAAGCACCAAAGTCTCTGGTTCAGAATGCTCCACCAATACAGCAGTGTACTTTGGAGCGAGGAACCTTGGCTCCTCATCATTCACGTTCACCACCTCCACCAACACGCCCGCCGATGTCGACAGCTGCGGTACTCCCGAGTCGTATGCTACCAGGGTGAAGTTTATGGAGTGGACTTTCTCGTAGTCTATGCGCTTGATTGTTTTGACGACGCCTGTAAAAGAAATTTGTGTGAATCGACCCTTAGGGATCACTATTTAATTGTGTCCTGCGATACGAAAAGTTGCAATACCTGaacaataactaattaacaactTAATTTGGGAGAATAATAGTTTGTGATTAAACCCTAATAATTATTCATGATGGAAGAAAAGAATTTTTTACAATACGTATTTTTTGCCGGTCATTTTCTGTGCAAGGTCGCCAATTCAGCACCtggggaccccaacgtctgtcggttcttcaaactatgtgccccaCTCATTGTTACTACAATATCGCAACCTTGCGACCCATTAGTTActttggttcttctacggatctcattTCTCACTAggtcacatagagaaactctgAACATTTTTCTCTTTCCTTCGCCCGCTAAGTGATCCTGAactttatgaggcccatagttggGAAGCATATTATCTCAAATacttatgtcatcactggcaccACGCACTATTTGAATAATTCAGTCTTCAGGCACTGAGAAATTTTGGACGAGAATAATTCTTTGAAAACATAATGGCATGGCGGTCTGGTCTTACCTGTAACATTATCGATTTGGAAGTATGGACTGGGCGGATAGATGACAATAGCCGCTATGGGAGTTTCCTTGTCCATGGCCGTGTATGTGTTGAGAATAGTGCCGATCGGCTGTTCTTCCAGAATCTTCTCCACGTATGCTGGTTGGCCGAACACTGGCGCGTGGCGGTTCACGTCCAcgatatttattattagctCTCCTGAAAATGAACCAGAAAAGAGGTTGCAGAATTTTAAAACATTACCGAAGATAGAAAGACAAATAAATCATGATAATTTCTTGGTTGAGTAAGGTGAGAGTTAGAAGTGTAAATTGAAATGGCAAAAAGCTTAGTTAGCTATAATTCGCAAAACCTATAGCAAATcaagttttttgtttgttatcgTTTCCTTTTCCATATTGCCTCGAAGCTTCTGTTATGCTGCTGTAATGAAGCTGCCTTTAATTGTACAGTTttctcttttttcttttttattgttgtatatggtgtacaataaagagtatttttattttatttcttctttatgTATCATAGTCTCCCGCAAAGGAACGCTTTCTTCTAACCAACCTGATGACGGCGCTCAATGGTTAAGAATATGTGCACAATACAATAAATATGGTAGTTTACCATCAGTCCTCTGTAAGGTAGGCGCTGAAGCGTCAGTAACAGCTACTGGTAGCGTGATAACAGCTGCTCGGTTCCTGTCCAAGTGCTGTGATACTGACACGCTGCCGTTTGGCGACACGCTGAACCACGACCCGAATATACCTTCTTCCGATACCTGGGAACAAAATAATTACTTGTTTACGACTTATTTAAAATCAGCTGCAACACAAAaacttacatttaaagacttgcCTACAAAAGAACAAGCAAAGTGGATAGCAAAAGTCAGTATTCTGAGCGCCTATAAATAAGATTAATAATGTCattaggttaaaattttaaaaggtgGGGTATAGGATATTTTGTTGCCGGATAAATAAAGGTTATCACGGTTTTTATAGCTTATACAAAAGCGTGCAAAaggtaaataggtaagtaattattttatttctccaCTGAACAATATTTACAATTCACGCTTACACTATAAGTAAATCTTTACGTTGTAACGAAATATTTAATGCCAAGATTTTACCTCCTTCCCATTTTTGTCTACAGCCCGTATGACTCTGTCTGTAGCCAATTCATACACTAACTGTCCATTGTCCGTAATATCCGGGTCCACAGCTATGAGATTGTGCAATATGGTCCCGACTTCAGCGTCCGCGGAAACTTCAGCCCTTTGAATGCTTGGAGTAAAGTTAGGTTTCTTATCGTTTACGTTGATTACGTGGACGGTTAGCTCGGTGGTACCTGTCAGACTTGGGATACCTAAAAATATAGGATTAAGAGAATTTGTATTCATAGTTGGATGACTGACATGACGTTCTTTTAAAAAAAGGGATTTGTCtgaacacaatattattatacacgttGAACAGTTTAGGTGGCATGGCTCCACCCTGTCTAACCCCTTTGTTCAGACTAATAAGTGCCGCGTAATATGATGATATTGCCTAGGTATACTTACCAGCATTTGAGAATTTCAACGTTTCTATCAACGTTTGAGAATTTCAACGACTAGCCTGTCTATCTTGTAGTTTGGCCAATAGCCTTTCATAGGACACTCATAGGAAAGCTTTGCTTAGATCAAGATACCAACCATGAACTGTTTTCTACTTTTTATGAAAAGTGACTGTTTGCTTTAtgcaaaaactgccatatccgtCAACATGTGCAGTTAATTCCATTTAGATGTTGCTTGATGTTACTGTCTTTTGTGTATGTTGCtaagtaatatttttcaaatattctggcgagtatagactatagatgaAGTTGAGATATGTCTAGTCTACGGACTTGAGTAAAGGCAGAACTACAGTTTTCGTTATTTTTGCAAGCATGCAATTCTATTTTTAAGTTCACTTACCCATGTCGGTAGCGACGATCTGTATCCGGTACGTATTCCGTCTATCGTAGTCAAGTTTAGAGGCCACAGTAACCACTCCAGTTACATTATCAATGATGAAAGATTCTAAAGCCCCTTTCTGTATGCCATACTTGATCTCAGCATTGATACCACTATCTAGATCTGTTGCTCTCACTGCTGCCACCTCCGTACCTGATGAAATAATAACACTATCAGTATTGTTAACTAACATGAAGAGATCTTTAGTTTCTTGTTATTTTGAATTACATCTTGATCAATGTATGTATGAATggaattatgtatgtatgtatgtatgtatgtatgtatgattgTATGAATGGAATGGAACCTTTCAATTAAATTCGCAcccacttttaattttttttttaaagaatattagtcatttaacatggcctttcctctccaactaagcgtcaggcttgtgctaggagtaggtacgacaatagtgcaacgggcggggtttgaaccgtcggacctttcggttttcagtccacgtATGGTCCACgtctttaccggttgagctattgaagctctataaataaaacctatttaaaattttactaaaaCGTTTAAAGAATATAtgacaatataataattttcatgACTATGGCCTGCTATTCTGACCAAGATGATCATGAGGTCTGTCAGTGTCAAGGccatttttctcaaaaatccttattttgtcgaaataattattatcacaattCACATACTAAAAGAATCAATTATTACCAATAGCTGCATCTTCTGCAATACTAGCATCGTATTTATCGGTGTCGAAAGCCGGTGCGTGGTTATTTACATCTCGGATCGTGATCTCCACTTTGCAGGTTGCATTATGTACACCGTCAGTAGCCTAAAAGTTATCAAGATTTAACATTGTAATAAGTCaaaatttgtttgtttaatagccgcactcagagtcgcttactTAAAACGacacagatttatgtgagagatatagctgtctcgttttaactcaatcttaagtaacgattaagcgtctctgagtgcggctgtaagtctTAACAACTTTAACGCTGATTAATTTATTGGAGAATTGttcaattaatttcatttcaacttccttttttcataaaacataaacattgtggctaattctgttgtacacaatccctAAACTAAGTGACAGTCTTAACGtaattgctatccctttcctaatggtccctgcggaaaaggatagcactagatttagatccgTCAATCTactttaaagattgtgtaccacagaattagccacaatactgAGATAGGGTACTTTTATCTCAGGTTTGATTTTTTCGGTTATGAGCACTGATACGCaattttccgttttttttttatttagagtaATAGCAgacaaaataattgaaaaaagaaattaaatcaTTTACCACTATGGTTAGCACGATGCGATTTTCCTCTGTGGAATTCAAAATGGCGCCTCCCCTAACGGAAATTTTGCCGGTTATGGGCTCGATCCAAAACGGGGAATCCGGAGGGTAGGCGATTGAATAGCGGATATCCGATGTCGTATCTACATCGCGCGCTTGAACCTGGGGAAAAATAATGAACTTAAGTATTGAAAAAGGCTATGTATTGCCATTAGCCATGCATGCCCTCCAAAAAAAGCGATCATAGGCCTAGTGGATAAGATATTAGCCTTCTATTAAGAAGTGATTCGAGGAACGGTCCTGCGTACCCTAATTTTTTTGAGTATGTGCGTTAATATCCtgcgaaacctgcatgcctgagaattctcgaTAATATTCCCTAAAcccttctgagaggagaaccgtgctcagtagtgggccaacgatagattgagatgatgataatgatgactagACTACTTACCAATAACTCCGGTTCAAATTTAATAGCATCCTCGTCAATAGAAGCTCTGTAGACTGGGGTGACGAAAATGGGCGGATTATCATTGGAGTCGGTTAGAGATATCTGGAGGGAGACCACTGTCATTTGTCCTGCTCCGTCGTCATCTGTGGcctaaaacaaaatccatttgGTAAAATTAATCAATTTATCTAGATTTCGTCTGGTAGTAAGTAGGTCGTTTGTCACATTTGAGGGTAGTCCCTACATATCAATCTTTTTAGGTTTGAACATTCCTTTGAAAGTTCCATGCAATTTCAATTCtttaaacaaaatgttttgTGTAAACATGTGTTTAATTCACTCGGGAAAATTATAAGTTCTGATGTTTTGCCAAAACAAGGTTAGCGTTTTCTTCATATAAATACAGCCTAAGGGATGCCAAAAATGGTAGTTAAATTGGCTAAAATTACTCTGAACTTACCTTATATTGCAAAAAGTAATCCTTTCTCGTCTCGTAATCTAAACAAGGCGCTTTCCCGGGCGTGGG
The DNA window shown above is from Maniola hyperantus chromosome 10, iAphHyp1.2, whole genome shotgun sequence and carries:
- the LOC117986193 gene encoding cadherin-87A-like isoform X1; this translates as MASRWLPVVVCVSIIFCFQHGSANKLPVFTQDTDKLILSESTSVGTIVYTLQGTDPDGLPLRYGLVGTDKFSVNPTTGEVTLVKPLDREKEDTIKFLVSIENVHEDESKNLIQTQPFTVIVSDENDNPPIFKNSPYEIDVPEDEEIGKTVLSNIEVEDRDSVGDSLEVGCVPNDQWPEACEIFEVVSLQSTANQYSGALVLRRKLDYNDKQFYQFQIYATDGTLNSTAHVEVKVVDVQNTPPVFSGSLSGSLSEDAPVGTVALIIKARDADRAQPRDVKLELITNPLDFFWLDSSSGELKTAKPLDREALADPSSPLNLTVRASEIVNGVPVISNLTSTLATVTITIKDVNDEPPRFNRREYSVELPESLPFGTPLPNLDMVVTDTDVGLNSEFSLRLSDEMGAFIVEPSTATGSATVTLRLNSSLDYEDPNQRKFILEVIAEELHTSPRLSSKASVTVSLTDVNDNAPQFADEPYSTSVAEAAPAGTRVAAIRATDRDTGRFGTEGIVYQLSGNGADLFNVDNRSGVITVAPCPTPGKAPCLDYETRKDYFLQYKATDDDGAGQMTVVSLQISLTDSNDNPPIFVTPVYRASIDEDAIKFEPELLVQARDVDTTSDIRYSIAYPPDSPFWIEPITGKISVRGGAILNSTEENRIVLTIVATDGVHNATCKVEITIRDVNNHAPAFDTDKYDASIAEDAAIGTEVAAVRATDLDSGINAEIKYGIQKGALESFIIDNVTGVVTVASKLDYDRRNTYRIQIVATDMGIPSLTGTTELTVHVINVNDKKPNFTPSIQRAEVSADAEVGTILHNLIAVDPDITDNGQLVYELATDRVIRAVDKNGKEVSEEGIFGSWFSVSPNGSVSVSQHLDRNRAAVITLPVAVTDASAPTLQRTDGELIINIVDVNRHAPVFGQPAYVEKILEEQPIGTILNTYTAMDKETPIAAIVIYPPSPYFQIDNVTGVVKTIKRIDYEKVHSINFTLVAYDSGVPQLSTSAGVLVEVVNVNDEEPRFLAPKYTAVLVEHSEPETLVLNVTAEDADEGEFGKVTYSLSGEQSSLFNIDPTTGIITVAEGSIIDREITSDLRFRVVATDNAPDHLKKSASVPVHIKIQDINDNPPVFTQKVYKSTIAENLQLNPPAAILQVLAEDNDEGINGKVMYSILEQTKAGVFSVDPNSGIIYPAKPVTGDTTYHLTVSARDEAGKGHHDTARVDIIVLSVNKHSPVFVLPPPDQRTVEIPANAAVPDYLITTIQATDEDSGENGRVSYRLDDQNAAQFSLHPSTGELRTKTFLDYEQQAEYQLAIVAADNGTPAQFETLRLLTIVLVDNKDNAPRFLQRHHQFAVRENLPPGIIVGNVKAIDKDSGENGKVYYHILEGNREGAFTLDRTQGIIRANMTFDREKQDEYSMTIYASNNPLLEHAAAILNSIDNSTDSQDISVTTVKIKILDENDNEPKFQQKIYYAGIKHTARVNEPIISIVAEDPDLDVNGTLMYMVAASNLFKFGDSKSSGSVVPSPFNITQDGILTTANYMSEYNQDRFVLDVIAQEVAAPYRQAKAQVYLWIIDRSSLIRMVVSRSCSAPVEGVQLRLADAGQALLIAGRKLPLVQADRRYDDWCEIHLHAVDPTTYQVLPVDRVLETIDSKYDQLKDAYQEYGVETLIAASATSKAPDSFDPALAALIALLIVLFTGIVTFVVVCACLKHWAPYSRVIPPPSLQSSKGDSLARRRILEELSTTENPLWLETKLRPYEEQELTMNVFGDQNEQNAEQPPVMPDNTYATIQGSRTTERFGDYATLAGDSPTPLEAALGFQGSTFKPPSPDTPEPPPRPAGMGPLSW